AATCTTCTCTAATCTCGGAACTTCCATTACGTTCTTGTAACCAAATTTCTTCATAAGAGCAGGAATTACTTCCTCTTTATACTTTTGCTTCAATCTCGGTACATACTTTTCAGCCATAATACCTCCTTACTTAAGCGGATTACCGACCCGCCTTTTGTGGTTTACTGATTTCGTCAATAATTTCACCAGACTTCTTGGCATAACGAACTTTTTTACCATCAACAAACTTTATACCAATCCTTGTAGGTTCCCCAGTTTTAGGGTCAACGAGCATAACGTTGCTTATATGGATAGGAGCTTCTTTTTCAATAATGCCACCTTCCGGATACTTCGCACTGGGGCGAAGGTGCTTTTTAACAATCCTTACACCTTCAACGATAACTCTTTCTTCTTCGGGAAGGACTTTAAGAACTTTTCCTACTTTTCCTTTATCCTTCCCGGCGATAACAACAACCTTATCACCAGCTTTTATTTTGAACTTCTTCTTAGCCATTAGTTCCTCCCACAATTAAATAACTTCCGGAGCAAGAGAGGCTATCTTCGTATAACCTTTCTGTCTCGCTTCTCTTGCAACAGGACCTAAAATACGAGTTCCCAAAGGTTCTCCCTGTTTATTAAGAAGAACACATGCATTGTCATCAAACTTGATGTAAGTTCCATCAGGACGTCTAACTTCCTTTTTCGTCCTAACAACAACAGCTCTGTAAACTTCTCCCTTTTTAGCTGTTGCGTTAGGAATAGCATCTTTAACCGTGACAACAATTTGGTCACCTAAAGAAGCGTACTTTCTGTTTGAACCGCCTAAAACTCTGATACACTGGACACGCTTTGCTCCAGTGTTATCAGCAACTGTTAAGTATGTTTGAACCTGAATCATCTTTCCACTCCTTCAAAAGAGTATTTACTCTTCAGTTTCTCCGCCAAGTTTTTTGGCTTTCTCAACAATCTCAACTACTCTCCATCTCTTACGTTTAGAAAGAGGACGAGTCTCCATAATCTTAACCACATCACCAACCTGGCACTGATTGTTCTCATCGTGAGCCATATACTTCTTAGAAAACTTCACTCTTTTACCGTAAACAGGGTGACGGAATTCCCTTGTAACTCTCACAACTACAGTCTTATCCATCTTATCGCTTACAACAACCCCTACTCTAACTTTTCTTCTATTGATTCTAACTTCAGCCATCTTTTCCTCCATTAAAGCTTAACGCCACGTTCCCTGAGGATAGTAAGAATTCTTGCAATCTGTCTTCTGGTTTTTCTTATCTCCATGGGGTTGTCAAGCTGACCAAAAGCGTTCTTAAATCTCAACTTGAGAAGTTTTTCCTTCAGCTCAACAACCATCTTCTTAAGTTCATCAGTTGATTTTTGTCTCAATTCTTCTGTCAGCTTTTTCATCTTTTACTCCTCGCCTGCTGGAGTTTCTTCTCTCTTGACGATACGACATTTCATAGGAAGTTTATGTATAGCAAGCCTTAAAGCTTCCATAGCAACGTCTTCAGGGACACCAGCAATTTCAAACATAATTCTTCCAGGTAAAACTTTAGCTACCCAAGTTTCTACATTACCCTTACCTTTACCCATACGAGTTTCAAGAGGTTTTTTGGTGTAAGGTTTATCCGGAAAGATTCTAATCCAAACCTTACCACCTCTTTTCATAGTTCTTGTCATAGCAACTCTTGCAGCCTCTATTTGGTTGGTAGTAACGTAGTGAGGCTCAAGGGCTTGAATACCATAATCACCAAAAGCAAGCCTGTTTCCTCTGTAAGACTTACCCTTTAATCTTCCCCTTTGCTGCTTTCTATACTTCGTTCTCTTTGGCATTAACATGGTTATTCACCTCTCGCCATCTCTTGTTTTACTTCTTTTTCAATCTTCTTGAGAAGCTCTTCAGTTTCATCCTTGTAAACATCACCTTTGTAAATCCAAACCTTTACACCGATAACACCATACTTGGTTTTAGCAATTGCAGTGCCATAATCTATGTCTGCACGAATTGTTTGCAACGGTACCCTTCCCTCACGGTACCATTCCTTACGTGCCATATCGGCACCACCGAGTCTTCCGGCACACATTACCTTAATACCCTTAGCACCTGCTTTCATGGCATCAGCAATTACCCTTTTCATGGCACGCCTGAACGCCACACGGCGCTCTAGCTGTTGAGCAACGTTTTCTGCCACAAGTTGTGCGTTAAGCTGCGGATACTTAACCTCTTCAATGTTAATGTAAACGCTCTTTCCTGTGAGGTCTTCTAAGAACTTTCTCAAAGCCTTAACCTCAG
This region of Desulfurobacterium pacificum genomic DNA includes:
- the rplP gene encoding 50S ribosomal protein L16, translating into MLMPKRTKYRKQQRGRLKGKSYRGNRLAFGDYGIQALEPHYVTTNQIEAARVAMTRTMKRGGKVWIRIFPDKPYTKKPLETRMGKGKGNVETWVAKVLPGRIMFEIAGVPEDVAMEALRLAIHKLPMKCRIVKREETPAGEE
- the rplN gene encoding 50S ribosomal protein L14, with translation MIQVQTYLTVADNTGAKRVQCIRVLGGSNRKYASLGDQIVVTVKDAIPNATAKKGEVYRAVVVRTKKEVRRPDGTYIKFDDNACVLLNKQGEPLGTRILGPVAREARQKGYTKIASLAPEVI
- the rpsQ gene encoding 30S ribosomal protein S17, which translates into the protein MAEVRINRRKVRVGVVVSDKMDKTVVVRVTREFRHPVYGKRVKFSKKYMAHDENNQCQVGDVVKIMETRPLSKRKRWRVVEIVEKAKKLGGETEE
- the rpmC gene encoding 50S ribosomal protein L29; protein product: MKKLTEELRQKSTDELKKMVVELKEKLLKLRFKNAFGQLDNPMEIRKTRRQIARILTILRERGVKL
- the rpsC gene encoding 30S ribosomal protein S3 encodes the protein MGQKVHPIGFRLGITKDWESKWVVKEKGKYVNFLHEDLKIRDLIKKKYYHAGIARIDIERTLDRINIRIWAARPGLLIARKGAEVKALRKFLEDLTGKSVYINIEEVKYPQLNAQLVAENVAQQLERRVAFRRAMKRVIADAMKAGAKGIKVMCAGRLGGADMARKEWYREGRVPLQTIRADIDYGTAIAKTKYGVIGVKVWIYKGDVYKDETEELLKKIEKEVKQEMARGE
- the rplX gene encoding 50S ribosomal protein L24; this translates as MAKKKFKIKAGDKVVVIAGKDKGKVGKVLKVLPEEERVIVEGVRIVKKHLRPSAKYPEGGIIEKEAPIHISNVMLVDPKTGEPTRIGIKFVDGKKVRYAKKSGEIIDEISKPQKAGR